The following coding sequences are from one Candidatus Borkfalkia ceftriaxoniphila window:
- the pstA gene encoding phosphate ABC transporter permease PstA, producing MEREKILPASQMPQGAVAINRQSVSDKLRAYLKKPFSLGALVLVLLAAAITVGAVLWVLVYTLVQGVPNLSARLFEWEYTTENQSMLPALLNTLFIAGTALAVAVPLGVFAAIFMVEYAKSNNVFVKIVRMAAETLAGIPSIVYGIFGMLFFVQLFGWGTSVLSGALTMALMILPLVMRTTEEALKAVPDSFREGSFALGAGKLRTIFKIILPSAMSGIISGVILSLGRIVGETAALIYTAGTATNVAGGFLKGGETLSIHVYILATNALYEKEAWAAAVVLIALVLVINGLAEFVGAKLKKEY from the coding sequence ATGGAACGCGAAAAAATTCTGCCCGCATCGCAAATGCCGCAGGGCGCCGTCGCCATCAACAGGCAGAGCGTATCGGATAAACTGCGCGCCTATCTGAAAAAACCTTTTTCGCTCGGCGCGCTCGTATTGGTGCTGCTTGCGGCGGCGATCACCGTGGGCGCAGTCTTGTGGGTGCTCGTCTATACGCTCGTACAGGGCGTTCCCAACCTGTCCGCCAGACTGTTCGAATGGGAATATACCACCGAAAACCAATCTATGCTGCCCGCGCTTTTAAACACGCTGTTCATTGCGGGCACCGCGCTCGCCGTCGCCGTGCCGCTCGGCGTGTTCGCCGCGATCTTTATGGTCGAATACGCGAAATCCAATAACGTGTTCGTCAAGATCGTGCGCATGGCTGCGGAAACGCTGGCGGGCATCCCTTCCATCGTGTACGGCATTTTCGGCATGCTCTTTTTCGTACAGTTGTTCGGTTGGGGCACTTCCGTTCTCTCGGGCGCGCTCACGATGGCGCTGATGATCCTGCCGCTCGTCATGCGCACCACGGAAGAGGCGTTAAAAGCCGTGCCCGATTCTTTCCGCGAAGGCAGTTTCGCGCTGGGCGCAGGAAAACTCCGTACGATCTTCAAGATCATTCTGCCCTCCGCCATGTCGGGCATCATCTCGGGCGTTATATTAAGCCTTGGCAGAATTGTGGGGGAGACCGCCGCGCTCATCTATACGGCGGGCACGGCCACCAACGTGGCGGGCGGATTTTTAAAGGGCGGCGAAACGCTCTCCATTCACGTCTATATTCTCGCGACCAACGCGCTGTACGAAAAGGAAGCGTGGGCGGCGGCCGTCGTGCTCATCGCGCTCGTTCTCGTCATCAACGGGTTGGCGGAATTCGTCGGCGCAAAACTCAAAAAGGAGTACTGA
- the pstC gene encoding phosphate ABC transporter permease subunit PstC: MEQTLQEGVKRAVKIQWKETIMRIVFIISAVVFVAAVATICVFIFAQAFPAIAEIGIIDFLFNGNWAPTDGNPSYGIATMIVGSCYITAGALAIGVPIGFLTAVFMARYCPRPAYKVLKPLTNILAGIPSIVYGFFGVAVIVPLIRRTFGGSGSSILTASLVLGIMILPTIISVSENAIRAVPKSYYEGALALGATKERAIFRTEVPAAKSGIMTSIILGLGRVIGETMAVVMIAGNQAVFPSSILDGVRTMTANIVIELGYATDLHRGALIATAGVLFVFILIITLLVSLIRKKSR; encoded by the coding sequence ATGGAACAAACCTTACAGGAAGGCGTAAAACGCGCCGTAAAGATCCAATGGAAAGAAACGATCATGAGGATCGTCTTTATTATCTCCGCCGTCGTATTCGTGGCGGCGGTGGCGACGATCTGCGTGTTCATTTTCGCGCAGGCGTTTCCCGCGATCGCCGAGATCGGCATCATCGATTTTCTGTTCAACGGGAACTGGGCGCCTACCGACGGCAATCCGAGTTACGGCATCGCGACCATGATCGTCGGGTCCTGCTACATTACGGCGGGCGCGCTCGCCATCGGCGTACCCATCGGTTTTCTGACCGCCGTATTCATGGCCCGCTACTGCCCCCGCCCCGCGTACAAGGTGCTGAAACCGCTCACCAATATTCTGGCGGGCATTCCCTCCATCGTGTACGGGTTTTTCGGCGTGGCAGTCATCGTCCCGCTCATCCGCCGCACGTTCGGCGGATCGGGCTCGAGTATTCTGACCGCGTCCCTCGTTTTAGGCATCATGATCTTACCCACCATCATCAGCGTGTCGGAAAACGCCATCCGCGCCGTGCCGAAAAGTTATTACGAGGGCGCGCTCGCGCTGGGCGCGACCAAGGAACGCGCGATCTTCCGCACCGAAGTGCCCGCGGCGAAATCGGGCATCATGACCTCCATCATTCTGGGGCTGGGGCGCGTCATCGGCGAAACGATGGCGGTCGTCATGATCGCGGGCAATCAGGCGGTGTTCCCTTCGAGCATACTCGACGGTGTGCGCACGATGACGGCGAATATCGTCATCGAACTCGGCTACGCGACCGATCTGCACCGCGGCGCACTCATCGCCACGGCGGGCGTGCTGTTCGTATTTATTCTCATCATCACGCTGCTCGTTTCGCTCATCCGCAAAAAGTCCAGATAA
- a CDS encoding substrate-binding domain-containing protein: protein MKKILLAILSIAMVGVLGVAAVGCGEDKMTDTITVITRESGSGTRGAFIELTGVQQKDKDGNKVDRTVKTAQVANSTAVALQNVQKNPSAIAYISLGSLNDSVKAVPFEGTAATVNNIKNGSYTLSRPFNLAYKEDNDNPTLADFMKYIASTEAAEVINGEDFIAPENTASYTKPATAPTEKLVVNGSSSVYPLMQALVESYCKASGVSKSTIDLQFNDSTAGMTGAMNGTYDLGMASRELEESEAAALQSVVLATDGIAVIVNNMNPITNITKEQLCNIYIGVATKWSDVGVSVEA from the coding sequence ATGAAAAAGATATTGCTTGCGATTCTGAGTATCGCAATGGTAGGCGTTTTAGGCGTTGCGGCAGTCGGCTGCGGCGAGGACAAAATGACGGACACGATCACGGTGATCACCCGCGAGAGCGGTTCGGGAACGCGCGGCGCGTTTATCGAACTGACGGGCGTACAACAGAAGGATAAGGACGGCAACAAAGTGGACAGGACGGTCAAGACCGCGCAGGTTGCCAATTCTACCGCGGTAGCGCTGCAAAACGTACAGAAAAACCCGAGCGCCATCGCTTATATTTCGCTCGGTTCGCTCAACGACAGCGTCAAAGCGGTGCCCTTTGAAGGGACTGCGGCTACCGTAAACAACATCAAAAACGGCTCTTACACGCTTTCGAGGCCCTTCAATCTCGCGTACAAAGAGGACAACGACAATCCCACGCTGGCGGATTTCATGAAATACATCGCGAGTACGGAAGCGGCGGAGGTCATCAACGGAGAAGATTTCATTGCGCCCGAAAATACGGCTTCGTACACGAAACCCGCTACGGCGCCTACGGAAAAACTGGTCGTCAACGGTTCCTCCTCGGTGTATCCTTTGATGCAGGCGCTCGTCGAAAGTTACTGCAAGGCGTCGGGCGTTTCCAAATCGACGATCGATCTGCAATTCAACGATTCCACGGCGGGCATGACGGGTGCGATGAACGGAACGTACGATCTGGGCATGGCGTCGCGCGAATTGGAAGAGAGCGAGGCCGCGGCGCTGCAATCCGTCGTGCTGGCGACCGACGGCATCGCGGTCATCGTCAACAATATGAATCCCATCACGAATATTACCAAAGAACAACTTTGCAACATCTATATCGGCGTCGCGACGAAATGGTCGGACGTGGGCGTGTCGGTAGAGGCGTAA
- a CDS encoding COG2426 family protein codes for MDLGNILSAGVTEWIKELFARVFGDNAALATVLISIVPIIELKGAIPFGMSTAFWGEHALSGGAALGCGILGGLIVAILLSFLLEPLVRWLKSTKLFKRLIERFEHSVREKAEKMESEGKAQSSPRKKTFYKMLGVFLFVAVPLPLTGVWTGTAIAVFAGLKFWQSILAAFAGNVVAGLLISFVCTVFPAFTTLLFYLIIAIVLMVVVYKLIKGRLYKQN; via the coding sequence ATGGATCTTGGAAATATCCTGTCGGCGGGCGTCACCGAATGGATCAAAGAACTGTTCGCGCGCGTATTCGGCGATAATGCGGCGCTCGCGACCGTTCTCATATCGATCGTGCCGATCATCGAACTCAAAGGCGCGATCCCCTTCGGCATGAGCACGGCGTTCTGGGGCGAACACGCCCTGTCGGGCGGCGCGGCGCTCGGATGCGGCATATTGGGCGGGCTGATCGTCGCGATCCTGCTTTCATTTTTGCTCGAGCCTTTGGTGCGCTGGCTGAAAAGCACGAAACTTTTCAAGCGGCTCATCGAGCGTTTCGAACACTCCGTGCGTGAAAAGGCGGAAAAAATGGAGAGCGAGGGCAAAGCGCAGTCTTCTCCCCGCAAAAAAACTTTTTATAAAATGCTGGGCGTGTTTCTGTTCGTGGCTGTGCCGCTACCGCTGACGGGCGTGTGGACGGGCACCGCGATCGCGGTGTTTGCGGGGCTCAAATTCTGGCAGAGCATTCTTGCCGCGTTTGCCGGCAACGTGGTCGCGGGGCTGTTGATCTCTTTCGTGTGCACGGTGTTTCCCGCGTTCACGACGCTCTTATTTTATCTCATCATCGCCATCGTGCTGATGGTCGTGGTGTATAAACTCATCAAGGGCCGATTGTACAAACAAAACTGA
- the dxs gene encoding 1-deoxy-D-xylulose-5-phosphate synthase gives MQAVSSREIHSYNLKQLEALADDCREEIVAAVRKNGGHLSSNLGVVELTLALHFVFDFPKDKLLFDVGHQCYAHKLVTGRAERFSTIRQKGGLSGFPDPEESDYDAFIAGHSGASVATGIGFCHARDLLGGSEKVICLIGDASLSNGLALEALFSSESKPKNFIVILNDNGMSIGKNTSALYSAVSKMTAKRRYRRFNSFLEKTFRETNALGRSLRKVKRNIKRLLNKNAFFERCGFKYIGPLDGHNLSELVRVFEDIKHLDKPAFVHVVTQKGHGMELAEQQPSLYHGIGADLKVSENTFSERVSAMLCRAAEKDERVTAVCAAMRDGVGLNEFSEKYPARCFDAGICESYAVTMAAGMAKGGLKPVVCIYSTFLQRAYDQIVHDVCIQNLPVVFLVDRAGLSGADGKTHQGMFDTAYLRSIPNLKVFAPKDDDEAEAMFAYALSLDCPVALRYPNGKIGKVGISGADFEKNRWEVLEEGEDVYVLASGARSIARALSAREKAKIPFGIVNARTVVPLDEDMLERLKDKKLVTFEESYAAGGFGGAVAEFFAQRGERVSLRLVGAPLKFIAHAKAEEQAQMLGVAENDLLKIVETLQRERGNGD, from the coding sequence ATGCAAGCGGTGTCTTCCCGAGAGATACATTCGTACAATTTAAAACAACTGGAAGCGCTCGCCGACGACTGCCGCGAGGAGATCGTCGCCGCCGTACGCAAAAACGGCGGGCATCTCTCTTCCAATCTCGGCGTGGTAGAACTGACGCTTGCCCTGCACTTCGTCTTCGATTTTCCCAAAGACAAACTGCTCTTCGACGTGGGGCACCAGTGTTACGCGCACAAACTCGTCACGGGGCGCGCCGAACGGTTTTCGACCATCCGCCAAAAGGGCGGACTCTCGGGCTTTCCCGACCCCGAAGAGAGCGATTACGACGCTTTTATCGCGGGTCATAGCGGCGCGAGCGTGGCGACGGGCATCGGGTTTTGCCATGCGAGAGATCTTTTAGGCGGGAGCGAAAAAGTCATCTGCCTTATCGGCGACGCTTCTCTTTCCAACGGTCTGGCGCTGGAAGCGCTCTTTTCGTCGGAATCCAAGCCCAAAAATTTTATCGTGATTTTGAACGATAACGGCATGTCTATCGGCAAAAACACCTCCGCGCTGTACAGCGCGGTCAGCAAAATGACGGCGAAACGGCGCTATCGCCGTTTCAATTCGTTTCTGGAAAAGACCTTCCGCGAAACCAACGCTCTGGGAAGATCTCTTCGCAAAGTCAAGAGAAATATCAAGCGGCTGCTCAATAAAAACGCGTTTTTCGAGCGCTGCGGATTCAAATATATCGGCCCGCTCGACGGGCACAATCTTTCCGAACTCGTGCGCGTGTTCGAGGATATAAAACACCTCGACAAGCCCGCGTTCGTGCACGTGGTCACGCAAAAGGGGCACGGCATGGAACTCGCGGAACAGCAGCCGTCGCTCTATCACGGCATCGGCGCGGACCTCAAAGTGAGCGAAAATACCTTTTCCGAGCGCGTGAGCGCGATGCTGTGCCGCGCGGCGGAAAAAGACGAACGGGTGACCGCCGTCTGCGCGGCGATGCGCGACGGGGTAGGGCTCAACGAATTTTCCGAAAAATATCCCGCGCGCTGTTTCGACGCGGGCATCTGCGAAAGTTACGCCGTCACGATGGCGGCGGGCATGGCGAAGGGCGGTTTAAAGCCCGTCGTGTGCATATATTCCACGTTTTTACAGCGCGCGTACGACCAGATCGTTCACGACGTGTGTATCCAGAATCTGCCCGTCGTCTTTCTGGTGGACAGGGCGGGGTTGTCGGGCGCGGACGGAAAGACGCATCAGGGAATGTTCGATACCGCGTATCTCCGTTCGATCCCCAATCTGAAAGTATTCGCGCCCAAGGACGACGACGAGGCGGAGGCCATGTTCGCCTACGCGCTTTCGCTCGATTGTCCCGTCGCCCTCCGTTATCCCAACGGAAAGATCGGCAAAGTCGGTATAAGCGGCGCGGATTTTGAGAAAAATAGGTGGGAAGTGCTTGAAGAGGGGGAAGACGTCTACGTGCTCGCGAGCGGCGCGCGTTCGATCGCGAGGGCGCTTTCGGCGCGGGAAAAGGCAAAGATCCCCTTCGGGATCGTAAACGCGCGCACCGTCGTGCCGCTGGACGAAGATATGCTCGAACGGCTGAAAGATAAAAAACTCGTCACCTTCGAGGAATCGTACGCGGCGGGCGGGTTCGGCGGCGCGGTCGCGGAATTTTTCGCGCAGAGAGGGGAACGCGTCAGTTTGCGCCTTGTGGGCGCGCCTTTGAAATTCATTGCGCACGCGAAGGCGGAAGAGCAGGCGCAGATGCTGGGCGTCGCCGAAAACGACTTGCTCAAAATCGTGGAAACGCTGCAACGAGAGCGCGGCAACGGAGACTGA
- a CDS encoding class I SAM-dependent rRNA methyltransferase gives MPYSVYLKKNEEKRLLRGHSWVYANEVARIEGKDKNGALAAVYASDGRYIGKGYLNHLSKILVRIFIRDGREDDETLYRERIAEADAARRRLISDDCYRMVFAEADDLPALIIDRYGDVLVLQCLSLGISLKREMIVRVLNDLFRPRGIYERGDVAVRAKEGLPLESGVLSGEVPDKVQIRENGLIMSVDVKNGQKTGYFLDQKENRSAARRYCKDARVLDCFCNSGGFSLNAATVAKEVTALDISEFALANMRENAALNQFTNIRTQCADVFEALRAYKAEGKKFDCIVLDPPAFCKSAAEVRDACRGYKDINLLAMKLVERGGYLITCSCSHYMTLPLFENMLADAAAASGRRVKMLEVKIQAPDHPSLLCAEETMYLKYFVLQIL, from the coding sequence ATGCCGTACAGCGTCTATTTGAAAAAGAACGAGGAAAAACGCCTGCTGAGAGGGCACAGTTGGGTGTATGCCAACGAAGTCGCGCGCATCGAGGGCAAGGACAAGAACGGCGCCCTCGCCGCCGTCTATGCAAGCGACGGGCGCTATATCGGAAAGGGCTATCTCAACCACCTTTCCAAAATTTTGGTGCGTATCTTTATCCGCGACGGGCGGGAGGACGACGAGACGCTGTACCGCGAACGCATCGCGGAGGCGGACGCCGCGCGGAGGCGGTTGATTTCCGACGACTGCTACCGCATGGTATTTGCCGAGGCGGACGATCTGCCCGCGCTCATCATCGACCGCTACGGCGACGTTTTGGTGCTACAATGCCTTTCTTTGGGCATTTCGCTCAAAAGAGAGATGATCGTGCGCGTTTTGAACGATTTGTTCCGCCCGCGCGGCATTTACGAGCGGGGCGACGTGGCGGTGCGCGCCAAAGAGGGTCTGCCCTTGGAAAGCGGCGTGCTTTCCGGCGAAGTGCCGGACAAAGTTCAGATCCGCGAAAACGGGCTGATCATGTCCGTAGACGTGAAAAACGGGCAGAAAACGGGATATTTTCTCGACCAGAAAGAAAATCGGTCCGCCGCGCGGCGCTACTGCAAGGACGCGCGCGTGCTCGATTGTTTCTGCAACAGCGGCGGATTTTCCTTAAACGCCGCGACGGTCGCGAAAGAGGTCACGGCGCTGGATATTTCCGAATTTGCGCTCGCAAACATGCGGGAAAACGCCGCGCTGAATCAGTTTACCAATATCCGCACGCAGTGCGCCGACGTGTTCGAGGCGCTGCGCGCTTATAAGGCGGAGGGAAAAAAGTTCGACTGCATCGTGCTCGACCCGCCCGCATTCTGCAAGAGCGCGGCCGAGGTCAGGGACGCCTGCCGAGGCTATAAGGATATCAACCTGCTCGCCATGAAACTCGTAGAGCGGGGCGGATACCTCATTACGTGCTCGTGTTCGCACTATATGACGCTGCCCCTCTTCGAAAATATGCTTGCGGACGCTGCCGCGGCGAGCGGGCGCAGGGTAAAAATGCTGGAAGTCAAGATACAGGCGCCAGACCACCCCTCTCTTTTATGCGCGGAGGAGACCATGTATCTCAAATATTTCGTATTGCAGATCCTGTAA
- a CDS encoding DUF3267 domain-containing protein gives MSPQERFENTCESLQAQGYTARDRTFSGAGGAAMLATVLPVSALFVALYAILARSVASVWLGWVMLAAGIVCSVPVHELLHALGWAAVNRSLRCVRLGFDRRTCTPYCACSAPMQRGKYLVGALFPWLLLGIVPAALSVALKNICLLLFALVNVVLAGADTAVALRATTCRANLLLDHYERAGFYAFSK, from the coding sequence ATGAGCCCCCAAGAGCGTTTCGAAAATACCTGTGAATCTCTGCAAGCGCAGGGGTATACGGCGCGCGATCGCACCTTTTCGGGCGCGGGCGGGGCGGCGATGCTCGCAACGGTACTGCCCGTTTCGGCGCTCTTTGTCGCGCTGTACGCCATACTTGCGCGCTCGGTTGCATCGGTCTGGCTGGGCTGGGTCATGCTCGCGGCGGGGATCGTTTGTAGCGTGCCCGTGCACGAACTTCTGCACGCGCTGGGCTGGGCGGCGGTCAACCGTTCGTTGCGCTGCGTGCGGTTGGGATTCGATCGCCGTACGTGCACGCCCTACTGCGCGTGTTCCGCACCCATGCAGCGCGGGAAATACCTCGTCGGCGCGCTTTTTCCCTGGCTTTTGCTGGGGATCGTGCCTGCGGCGCTTTCGGTGGCGTTGAAAAATATTTGCCTTTTGCTCTTTGCCCTCGTCAACGTCGTTTTAGCGGGCGCGGATACCGCCGTGGCGCTTCGCGCGACGACCTGCCGCGCGAATTTATTGCTCGACCACTACGAACGCGCGGGATTTTACGCGTTTTCCAAATAA
- the cysK gene encoding cysteine synthase A — translation MIYRNITQLIGKTPLVALENIQKELRLKARLLAKIEYFNPSGSVKDRAAYSMLAEAEKRGAVKAGTVVIEPTSGNTGIGLAAICAVRGYRLILTMPETMSVERRKLLKAYGAEIVLTEGAKGMRGAIEKASELAAQYRDSFIPSQFENPANPAVHRETTGPEIWNDSEGTVDIFVAGVGTGGTVTGVGEYLKSQKPTLRVVAVEPVNSAVLGGGAAGPHKLQGIGAGFVPKALNTKIYDEIAQIADEDAFAFAKLIAKREGLLVGISSGAALKAACDLAARQENAGKTIVVLLPDSGDRYLSTPIFEE, via the coding sequence ATGATTTATCGGAATATCACCCAACTGATCGGAAAAACGCCCCTGGTGGCGCTTGAAAACATACAAAAGGAATTGCGCTTAAAGGCGCGTTTGCTTGCAAAAATCGAATATTTCAATCCGTCCGGCAGCGTGAAAGACCGCGCGGCGTATTCCATGCTCGCGGAGGCGGAAAAACGCGGCGCGGTGAAAGCGGGGACGGTCGTTATCGAGCCGACGAGCGGAAATACGGGCATCGGACTCGCGGCGATCTGCGCGGTCCGGGGATATCGGCTCATTCTCACTATGCCCGAAACGATGAGCGTGGAGCGGCGCAAACTTTTAAAAGCGTACGGCGCGGAGATCGTGCTGACCGAGGGCGCCAAGGGCATGCGCGGCGCGATCGAAAAGGCTTCGGAACTTGCCGCACAGTATCGCGACAGTTTTATTCCTTCGCAGTTTGAAAATCCCGCAAATCCCGCCGTTCACCGTGAAACAACGGGCCCCGAGATCTGGAACGACAGCGAGGGCACGGTGGATATTTTCGTGGCGGGCGTGGGTACGGGCGGCACCGTTACGGGCGTGGGCGAATATCTGAAATCGCAGAAACCGACCCTGCGCGTGGTGGCGGTGGAGCCTGTCAATTCCGCGGTGCTCGGCGGCGGCGCGGCGGGCCCGCATAAATTGCAGGGGATCGGCGCGGGATTCGTTCCCAAAGCGCTCAATACGAAAATTTATGACGAGATCGCGCAGATCGCCGACGAGGATGCGTTCGCTTTCGCAAAACTCATTGCAAAGCGCGAGGGGCTGTTGGTCGGCATATCGTCGGGCGCGGCGCTGAAAGCGGCGTGCGATCTGGCGGCGCGGCAGGAAAATGCCGGCAAAACGATCGTCGTGCTGCTGCCCGATTCGGGCGATCGGTATCTTTCCACGCCCATTTTCGAAGAATGA
- a CDS encoding O-acetylhomoserine aminocarboxypropyltransferase/cysteine synthase family protein, producing the protein MSYRFETLQVHAGQEQPDPATGARAVPIYASTSFVFGDCDSAEARFALKESGNIYGRLTNPTNDAFERRIAALEGGKAALSLASGAAAVTYAVQNILRAGDRLVCSADVYGGTYNLFAHTLAEFGIQTDFCENTPEAYERAMKDNTKAIFIETLGNPHSSVADVEKISEIAHRHGVPLIADNTFATPYLFRPLEHGADIVVHSATKFIGGHGAALGGVVVDGGKFDWNNGNFPALSRPNPSYHGAVFTDAAGGLAYIVKMRAALLRDTGATLSPFHAFLFLQGLESLSLRVERHVGNALKVVDFLRSRREVAFVDHPANPERRDNALYRKYFPQGGASIFTFEMAGGGKKARKFIDSLKLFSLLANVADSKSLVIHPASTTHSQMNEKERRAAGITDATVRLSVGIEHIDDILADLDAAFGAISRA; encoded by the coding sequence ATGAGTTATCGTTTTGAAACATTGCAGGTGCACGCGGGGCAGGAACAGCCCGATCCCGCAACCGGCGCGCGCGCCGTGCCCATTTATGCGAGCACGTCTTTCGTGTTCGGCGACTGCGACAGCGCTGAGGCGCGCTTTGCGCTCAAAGAGAGCGGCAACATTTACGGGCGGCTGACCAATCCCACCAACGACGCGTTCGAAAGGCGGATCGCGGCGCTGGAAGGGGGCAAGGCCGCGCTTTCGCTCGCGAGCGGCGCGGCGGCGGTCACCTACGCGGTGCAGAACATTCTGCGCGCGGGCGATCGTCTGGTCTGCTCCGCCGATGTGTACGGCGGCACCTATAACTTGTTTGCGCATACGCTCGCGGAGTTCGGTATACAGACGGATTTTTGCGAAAACACGCCCGAAGCGTACGAACGGGCGATGAAAGACAATACCAAAGCGATATTTATCGAAACGCTGGGCAATCCGCACAGCAGCGTTGCGGACGTGGAAAAGATCTCGGAAATCGCCCATAGGCACGGCGTGCCGCTCATCGCGGACAATACCTTTGCCACGCCGTATCTGTTCCGCCCCTTAGAGCACGGCGCGGATATCGTGGTGCATTCCGCGACCAAATTCATCGGCGGTCACGGCGCGGCGCTCGGCGGCGTCGTGGTGGACGGCGGCAAGTTCGATTGGAACAACGGTAATTTCCCCGCGCTTTCCCGCCCCAATCCCTCCTATCACGGGGCGGTATTTACAGACGCCGCGGGCGGTCTCGCGTATATCGTAAAAATGCGGGCGGCGCTTTTGCGGGATACGGGCGCGACGCTCAGTCCCTTTCACGCTTTTCTCTTTTTGCAGGGGCTGGAATCTCTCTCCCTGCGCGTGGAGCGCCACGTCGGAAACGCGCTGAAAGTGGTGGACTTTCTCCGTTCGCGGCGAGAAGTCGCGTTCGTCGACCATCCCGCCAACCCCGAGCGGCGGGACAACGCGCTTTACCGCAAATATTTCCCGCAGGGCGGGGCGAGTATTTTTACGTTCGAGATGGCGGGCGGCGGCAAAAAGGCGCGCAAGTTCATCGACTCGCTCAAATTGTTTTCCCTGCTTGCGAACGTGGCGGACAGCAAATCACTGGTCATTCACCCCGCGTCGACCACGCATTCGCAGATGAACGAAAAAGAGCGCCGCGCTGCGGGAATCACCGACGCGACCGTGCGCCTATCGGTGGGGATCGAACATATCGACGACATTCTGGCAGATCTCGATGCCGCGTTCGGCGCAATTTCGCGCGCATGA
- a CDS encoding RrF2 family transcriptional regulator codes for MKISTKGRYALRIMIDIAEHEPQITSVNELAARQEISVKYAEAIVGALSRAGLLVSRRGKTGGYVLSKSADAITAGDILRAGEGSLATVACLSAPVNPCPRAAGCKTLPFWRALDRHIAGFCDSVSLSALVTGEFLP; via the coding sequence ATGAAGATTTCCACAAAAGGGCGCTACGCGCTGCGAATTATGATAGATATAGCCGAGCACGAGCCGCAAATCACGAGCGTAAACGAACTTGCCGCGCGGCAAGAGATCTCCGTCAAATATGCCGAGGCCATCGTCGGCGCGCTTTCCCGCGCAGGGCTGCTCGTCAGCCGCCGCGGCAAAACGGGCGGTTACGTGCTTTCGAAAAGCGCCGATGCCATCACCGCGGGCGATATCCTGCGCGCGGGCGAAGGCTCTCTCGCTACGGTCGCGTGCTTGTCCGCGCCCGTCAATCCCTGTCCGCGCGCGGCGGGCTGTAAAACGCTACCGTTCTGGCGCGCTCTCGATCGGCATATCGCCGGATTTTGCGATTCCGTTTCCCTTTCCGCCCTCGTCACGGGCGAATTTTTGCCGTAA
- a CDS encoding CBS domain-containing protein, which yields MEYANALKFINSYNRIEAQLKLMYRAKPTQNFTDLVKRCSDQNLTVRRYAAELTDYGKLRNAIVHRTMRGDQFIANPCDEVVESIAAIEKQICTPPRVMDAFKVKRIVHVFADSSLAEAFAKFSEGRRKSLPVYRDGKLAGILNPYTLMGKLFELSQNGADIAAYLNDTRCGDILDETELGNYRFMGKDANIFEVFQAFEAKKHVNAVIITENGAFGEKVLNIITPTDFPILNSYIENYDTKLL from the coding sequence ATGGAATACGCCAATGCACTCAAGTTTATCAACAGTTACAACCGTATCGAGGCGCAGTTGAAACTGATGTACCGCGCCAAGCCCACGCAGAATTTCACGGATCTTGTCAAACGGTGTTCGGATCAGAACCTGACGGTGCGCCGATACGCCGCGGAACTGACCGATTACGGGAAACTCCGCAACGCCATCGTGCACCGCACCATGCGCGGCGATCAGTTTATCGCCAATCCGTGCGACGAGGTGGTGGAATCCATCGCCGCCATCGAAAAACAAATCTGTACGCCGCCGCGCGTGATGGACGCTTTCAAAGTCAAGCGCATCGTGCACGTGTTCGCAGACAGTTCTCTCGCCGAGGCGTTCGCAAAATTTTCGGAGGGACGGAGAAAGAGCCTGCCCGTCTACCGCGACGGAAAACTGGCGGGGATCCTCAATCCTTATACCTTAATGGGAAAACTGTTCGAGTTATCGCAAAACGGGGCGGACATCGCCGCGTATCTCAACGATACCCGCTGCGGCGATATTCTGGACGAAACCGAATTGGGAAACTATCGGTTTATGGGAAAGGACGCCAATATCTTCGAAGTGTTTCAGGCGTTTGAAGCCAAAAAGCACGTGAACGCAGTAATAATCACCGAAAACGGCGCGTTCGGCGAAAAAGTGCTCAATATCATTACGCCTACGGATTTTCCGATTTTAAACAGTTATATCGAAAACTACGATACCAAACTTTTGTAA